A genomic region of Streptomyces diastaticus subsp. diastaticus contains the following coding sequences:
- a CDS encoding ABC transporter ATP-binding protein/permease, with product MTVTPPSSAAGAAASAATPPQRPARRRPVAAVLFGILVLLALCGPWLAPYDPLTGADMPFAPTSGDHPLGTDHLGADVLSRVLAGGRVLILVTLAVLLIAYVLGTAAGMLAAYRGGWVDTLVMRLADVLLGLPPLVLIAVITTGTGPGVSGVAVSVVAVMLPDIARIVRAATVQALAHDYVEVAVARGETTRSVLFREVFPNLAVTLGADAGVRFVGAAYAVATAGFLGLGAQPPTPDWGLMILENRGGLALQPLAVLAPSAMLLAMLLTAGLMVDGLGPVSAARRLVRTGRPRHRARTAEARPAREPAGAPDDGSAASARGLRLSVAETGRPVVRDVDLSVPRGTVVALIGDSGSGKTSTALALLGHTAPGLEQERGTVRLLGADVGRLTGRALRELRARSVAYVAQDPRTSLPMHLRVGTLLDEQLRLLAVPARARREKARAVLRRLSLPSDEAFLARRPHQLSGGQRQRLAIAAALARDPRLLVLDEPTSALDPENTARLLAEVVALCRDSATAVLLISHDLHAVAEVADTVVAMSEGRIVDSSAPELLRETLVAPQEAAAPPLPARPREQATGQGDLLRVENLTVERGTSGRVLSNASLTLPPGGRLCVIGPSGSGKSTLLRAITGLVEPVGGRVLLAGEPLAPALARRDTAQLGRLQLVPQNPYDSLNPRHSVRRIVGRPLRQFGLVPDEAVEQETRELLARVGLTPEHAARRPAALSGGERQRVALARALAARPDVLLCDEVTSALDPATAVVVLDLLDEVCRESGTALVVVTHDRTVVDRMGGLTAEVVDGVLLHADTGRPATSV from the coding sequence ATGACCGTGACCCCTCCTTCTTCCGCCGCCGGGGCCGCCGCGTCCGCCGCAACACCGCCCCAGCGGCCGGCCCGCCGCCGGCCCGTCGCCGCCGTGCTGTTCGGCATCCTGGTGCTGCTGGCCCTGTGCGGCCCCTGGCTCGCCCCGTACGATCCGCTCACCGGCGCCGACATGCCGTTCGCGCCGACGAGCGGTGACCACCCGCTGGGCACCGACCATCTGGGCGCCGACGTGCTGAGCAGGGTTCTGGCGGGCGGCCGGGTGCTGATCCTGGTCACCCTCGCCGTGCTGCTGATCGCGTACGTGCTGGGCACCGCGGCGGGCATGCTCGCCGCCTACCGGGGCGGCTGGGTGGACACCCTGGTGATGCGGCTGGCCGACGTGCTCCTGGGCCTGCCGCCCCTGGTACTCATCGCCGTCATCACCACGGGCACCGGACCGGGTGTCTCCGGTGTCGCGGTCTCGGTGGTCGCGGTGATGCTGCCGGACATCGCCCGGATCGTCCGGGCCGCCACGGTGCAGGCCCTCGCCCACGACTACGTGGAGGTGGCCGTCGCACGCGGCGAGACGACCCGTTCGGTGCTGTTCCGCGAGGTGTTCCCCAACCTGGCCGTCACCCTGGGCGCCGACGCCGGTGTGCGGTTCGTCGGAGCGGCGTACGCCGTGGCCACCGCCGGCTTCCTGGGGCTCGGGGCCCAGCCGCCCACCCCCGACTGGGGACTGATGATCCTGGAGAACCGCGGCGGCCTCGCGCTGCAGCCGCTGGCGGTGCTCGCCCCGAGCGCCATGCTGCTGGCGATGCTCCTGACCGCCGGGCTGATGGTCGACGGTCTCGGCCCCGTCTCCGCCGCGCGCCGGCTGGTGCGCACCGGGCGACCGCGGCACAGGGCGCGGACGGCCGAGGCGCGGCCTGCCCGCGAGCCGGCCGGAGCCCCGGACGACGGCTCGGCCGCCTCGGCGCGAGGGTTGCGCCTGAGCGTCGCGGAGACCGGCCGGCCCGTGGTCCGCGACGTGGACCTCTCGGTGCCGCGCGGAACGGTCGTGGCGCTCATCGGGGACTCCGGCAGCGGCAAGACCAGCACGGCGCTGGCGCTGCTCGGGCACACCGCCCCCGGGCTGGAGCAGGAGCGGGGCACCGTCAGGCTGCTCGGCGCGGACGTCGGCCGGCTCACCGGCAGGGCACTGCGGGAACTGCGTGCGCGTTCGGTCGCGTACGTCGCGCAGGACCCGCGTACCTCCCTGCCCATGCACCTGCGGGTCGGAACGCTGCTGGACGAGCAGTTGCGCCTCCTGGCGGTCCCCGCCCGGGCACGGCGGGAGAAGGCCCGGGCCGTGCTGCGCAGACTCTCCCTGCCGTCCGACGAGGCGTTCCTGGCCCGCCGCCCGCACCAGCTCTCCGGGGGACAGCGGCAACGGCTGGCCATCGCCGCGGCTCTGGCACGCGATCCCCGACTGCTGGTGCTGGACGAGCCGACCAGCGCGCTCGACCCGGAGAACACCGCACGGCTGCTCGCCGAGGTCGTGGCGCTGTGCCGCGACTCCGCCACCGCGGTGCTGCTGATCTCCCACGACCTCCACGCGGTCGCCGAGGTGGCCGACACGGTGGTGGCGATGAGCGAGGGCCGGATCGTGGACTCCAGCGCTCCGGAGCTGCTGCGCGAGACACTGGTCGCTCCGCAGGAGGCCGCCGCACCGCCTCTCCCGGCCCGGCCGCGGGAGCAGGCCACCGGTCAAGGCGATCTGCTGCGGGTCGAGAACCTGACGGTGGAGCGAGGGACGTCCGGGCGGGTGCTGTCGAACGCCTCGCTCACGCTGCCTCCGGGCGGCCGGCTCTGCGTCATCGGCCCCTCCGGCAGCGGCAAGAGCACGCTGCTGCGCGCGATCACCGGCCTGGTGGAGCCCGTCGGCGGCCGGGTGCTGCTCGCGGGCGAACCGCTGGCGCCGGCGCTCGCCCGCCGTGACACGGCCCAGCTCGGACGGTTGCAGTTGGTGCCGCAGAACCCGTACGACTCGCTCAATCCGCGGCACAGCGTCCGCCGGATCGTCGGCCGCCCGCTGCGACAGTTCGGCCTCGTCCCCGACGAGGCGGTCGAGCAGGAGACGCGCGAGCTGCTGGCCCGCGTGGGGCTCACCCCCGAGCACGCGGCGCGCCGCCCTGCGGCGCTCTCGGGGGGTGAGCGCCAGCGGGTGGCACTGGCGCGGGCGCTGGCGGCCCGGCCCGACGTGCTGCTGTGCGACGAGGTGACCAGCGCCCTGGACCCCGCCACGGCCGTCGTGGTCCTCGATCTGCTGGACGAGGTGTGCCGTGAGTCCGGGACCGCGCTGGTGGTCGTCACACACGACCGGACGGTCGTGGACCGGATGGGCGGCCTGACCGCCGAGGTCGTGGACGGCGTGCTCCTGCACGCGGACACGGGAAGACCGGCCACGAGCGTGTGA
- a CDS encoding ABC transporter permease yields the protein MRAPAHLSGGRGTLWRFLGRRLALGAVVLGAVSVVVFAATGLATGDAASASLGPEATEEAVAARREELGLNRPAVVQYADWLLHAVGGDLGTSYVSGGSVMELVSSRAVNSLVLAGITMALLVPLAVGLGVWAGLRANRAADRSISLATLTLVSVPEFVTGAVLVLVFAVHLGWLPAVSLIGPGEGVLSNPQILVLPVATLLVGCIAHNTRLVRIGVAESTTSDAVVTARLNGVPERRIVLRYILPAALPPVIPLLARYTALLVGSALVAETLFGFPGLASVLVQASVGRDVPTVQAIGLLVAALTVLVNLAGDLLGVLLDPLRRLPR from the coding sequence ATGAGGGCTCCGGCGCACCTCTCCGGCGGACGAGGCACCCTGTGGCGCTTCCTGGGCCGCAGGCTGGCCCTGGGCGCCGTCGTGCTGGGCGCCGTGTCCGTGGTCGTCTTCGCGGCCACCGGACTCGCGACCGGAGACGCGGCGTCCGCCTCCCTGGGCCCGGAGGCCACCGAGGAGGCGGTCGCCGCGCGCCGCGAGGAGCTGGGCCTGAACCGGCCGGCGGTGGTGCAGTACGCGGACTGGCTGCTGCACGCCGTCGGGGGAGACCTGGGCACGTCCTACGTGTCCGGCGGTTCCGTGATGGAACTCGTCTCCTCGCGGGCCGTCAACTCCCTGGTGCTGGCGGGGATCACCATGGCACTCCTCGTGCCGCTGGCGGTCGGGCTCGGTGTCTGGGCGGGGCTGCGGGCGAACCGCGCGGCCGACCGGAGCATCTCCCTGGCCACGCTCACGCTGGTCTCGGTCCCCGAATTCGTCACGGGAGCCGTCCTCGTCCTGGTCTTCGCCGTCCATCTGGGCTGGCTGCCGGCCGTCTCGCTGATCGGGCCCGGAGAAGGAGTGCTGAGCAATCCGCAGATTCTCGTCCTCCCGGTGGCCACGCTGCTGGTCGGCTGCATCGCGCACAACACCCGGCTCGTACGGATCGGGGTGGCGGAGAGCACGACGAGCGACGCCGTGGTGACGGCCCGCCTCAACGGCGTGCCCGAGCGCAGGATCGTCCTGCGGTACATCCTGCCCGCCGCCCTCCCGCCCGTCATCCCGCTCCTGGCCCGCTACACGGCGCTGCTGGTGGGCAGCGCCCTCGTCGCCGAGACCCTCTTCGGCTTTCCGGGACTGGCCTCGGTGCTCGTCCAGGCGTCCGTGGGGCGGGACGTGCCCACGGTCCAGGCGATCGGCCTGCTCGTGGCCGCGCTGACGGTACTGGTGAACCTGGCGGGTGACCTGCTCGGCGTGCTCCTCGACCCCTTGCGGAGGCTGCCGAGATGA
- a CDS encoding ABC transporter substrate-binding protein produces MTESERAVARRTLLRTAAGVTAGTAVAGALAGCGADGDRSTAEDGKKTGSDPKRGGRLRAAFIGGSNETANIIQAANTPIDYVRARVVYDELCVVGADGSVEMQLAEVIEPNADGTEWTLRVRDGVRFSDGRKLGIDDVLYTLSTQMKQEANTAPLLADVDIANVRRKDRRTAVIPMKRAHGFLDQVLTQGVFVFPEGTKNFEKAPGSGPFVIENHRVGQGALLKRNPDYWSDKGPYLDELELLSIADGEARLNALKAGQVDYAASISLVAGRAERKNDQIQLFTPPKWEWPNFGAMLKRNQKPFDDPRVGEALKYVVDREEMIKRVTLGFGELGNDLFGKHLPHYADDLPQREYDPERARKLLKQAGAEHLTLTIRTSDYEYGLTEGAVILAEQAKQAGVRIKLDKVPPGDFFADPKVFIGAHFQSANRKPRPLPLDVLFFYGSDALLPFTGLAGDRTDSLVNAVRSAVTEEQRKKSLSDIQHHLYEEGGDMVWAKAPVLAAATPKVHDVKSLGYPTFPSFRDAYLA; encoded by the coding sequence ATGACCGAGTCAGAGCGCGCGGTGGCCAGGAGAACGCTCCTGCGGACCGCGGCGGGGGTGACCGCCGGTACGGCTGTGGCGGGAGCGCTGGCCGGCTGCGGCGCGGACGGCGACAGGTCGACGGCGGAGGACGGCAAGAAGACCGGATCGGACCCCAAGCGAGGGGGCAGGCTGCGCGCCGCCTTCATCGGCGGAAGCAACGAGACGGCCAACATCATCCAGGCGGCCAACACCCCGATCGACTACGTGCGGGCGCGCGTGGTCTACGACGAACTGTGTGTGGTCGGCGCCGACGGCAGTGTGGAGATGCAGCTCGCCGAGGTCATCGAGCCCAACGCCGACGGCACCGAGTGGACGCTGCGGGTGCGCGACGGGGTGCGCTTCAGCGACGGCCGCAAGCTCGGCATCGACGACGTGCTGTACACCCTGAGCACGCAGATGAAGCAGGAGGCCAACACGGCCCCGCTGCTGGCCGATGTCGACATCGCCAATGTCCGGCGCAAGGACCGGCGTACCGCGGTGATCCCCATGAAGCGCGCGCACGGGTTCCTGGACCAGGTGCTCACCCAGGGCGTCTTCGTCTTCCCCGAAGGCACCAAGAACTTCGAGAAGGCGCCGGGCAGCGGGCCGTTCGTGATCGAGAACCACCGTGTCGGCCAGGGCGCGCTGCTCAAGCGGAACCCTGACTACTGGAGCGACAAGGGGCCCTACCTGGACGAGCTGGAGCTGCTGTCCATCGCCGACGGTGAAGCCCGCCTCAACGCGCTGAAGGCCGGCCAGGTCGACTACGCGGCGAGCATCTCCCTGGTGGCCGGCCGGGCGGAGCGGAAGAACGACCAGATCCAGCTGTTCACGCCGCCGAAGTGGGAGTGGCCCAACTTCGGCGCCATGCTGAAGCGCAACCAGAAGCCCTTCGACGACCCGCGCGTGGGGGAGGCCCTCAAGTACGTCGTGGACCGTGAGGAGATGATCAAGAGGGTCACTCTCGGCTTCGGCGAACTCGGCAACGACCTGTTCGGCAAGCACCTGCCGCACTACGCGGACGACCTGCCCCAGCGGGAGTACGACCCCGAGCGGGCGAGGAAGCTGCTCAAGCAGGCGGGCGCGGAGCACCTGACCCTGACCATCCGCACCAGCGACTACGAGTACGGCCTCACCGAGGGCGCCGTCATCCTCGCCGAACAGGCCAAGCAGGCCGGCGTGAGGATCAAGCTCGACAAGGTGCCGCCGGGCGACTTCTTCGCGGACCCGAAGGTCTTCATCGGCGCGCACTTCCAGTCGGCGAACCGCAAGCCCCGGCCGCTCCCGCTGGACGTGCTGTTCTTCTACGGCAGCGACGCCCTGCTGCCGTTCACGGGCCTCGCCGGTGACCGGACCGACTCGCTGGTGAACGCGGTGCGCTCGGCCGTCACGGAGGAGCAGCGCAAGAAGTCCCTGAGCGACATCCAGCACCACCTCTACGAAGAGGGTGGCGACATGGTCTGGGCCAAGGCGCCTGTACTGGCCGCCGCGACCCCCAAGGTGCACGACGTGAAGTCACTCGGCTACCCGACCTTCCCCAGCTTCCGAGACGCGTACCTGGCATGA
- a CDS encoding PIG-L deacetylase family protein, whose amino-acid sequence MTKQLDEMPMDFERALCVVAHPDDMEFGGAGAVASWTAAGKEVGYVLLTHGEAGIDGMRPEEAVRVREAEQRESAAIVGVGSVEFLGHPDGVVEYGVALRRDIAAAIRRHRPGLVVGYNHRDTTHTGRWNTADHRNTGRALLDAVADAGNRWIFPDAGEPWGGVRYVAMAGSPDPTHAVDVTGAVDAAVASLEAHRTYLASLGGGGPVDVRTPLTGLFRATGERFGGRLSIPFELVVG is encoded by the coding sequence ATGACGAAGCAGCTGGATGAGATGCCGATGGATTTCGAGCGGGCTCTGTGCGTGGTCGCCCACCCCGACGACATGGAGTTCGGTGGCGCCGGGGCGGTGGCGTCGTGGACGGCCGCCGGGAAGGAGGTGGGCTATGTGCTGCTGACGCACGGCGAGGCAGGCATCGACGGGATGCGGCCGGAGGAGGCGGTCCGCGTCCGTGAGGCGGAGCAGCGCGAGAGCGCGGCGATCGTGGGCGTGGGCAGCGTGGAGTTCCTCGGCCACCCGGACGGTGTGGTGGAGTACGGAGTGGCCCTGCGCCGCGACATCGCCGCGGCGATCCGGCGCCACCGCCCCGGACTCGTCGTCGGCTACAACCACCGCGACACCACGCACACCGGCCGGTGGAACACCGCGGACCACCGCAACACCGGGCGGGCTCTGCTCGACGCGGTGGCCGACGCGGGCAACCGCTGGATCTTCCCGGACGCCGGGGAGCCGTGGGGCGGCGTGCGCTACGTCGCCATGGCCGGTTCCCCCGATCCGACCCACGCGGTGGACGTGACCGGAGCCGTCGACGCCGCGGTGGCCTCCCTGGAGGCGCACCGCACGTATCTGGCGTCCCTGGGCGGCGGCGGACCGGTTGATGTGCGCACCCCGCTGACGGGGCTGTTCCGGGCGACGGGCGAGCGGTTCGGCGGCCGGTTGTCGATCCCCTTCGAACTCGTGGTCGGCTGA
- a CDS encoding VOC family protein — MAAIPYMKYEDVARALDWLSEAFGFTERERFAHPEGPVFHAEMLTPAGDPVYLAGPGDDYRSPARTGHLNAMVSVDVEDVDAQYRRAQAAGAKLVFPPTDTPQGTRVCKVEDHEGQEWFFSQKLTATGQRT; from the coding sequence ATGGCAGCTATCCCATACATGAAGTACGAGGACGTGGCCCGGGCCCTGGACTGGCTGAGCGAGGCGTTCGGTTTCACCGAGCGGGAGCGGTTCGCGCACCCGGAGGGCCCGGTCTTCCACGCAGAGATGCTGACGCCCGCCGGCGATCCGGTGTATCTGGCCGGGCCGGGGGACGACTACCGTTCGCCCGCCCGCACCGGCCACCTCAACGCGATGGTCTCGGTCGACGTCGAGGACGTGGACGCCCAGTACCGGAGGGCACAGGCCGCCGGCGCCAAGCTGGTCTTCCCGCCGACGGACACCCCGCAGGGCACGCGGGTGTGCAAGGTGGAGGACCACGAGGGCCAGGAGTGGTTCTTCAGCCAGAAGCTGACCGCAACGGGGCAGCGGACGTAG
- a CDS encoding cytochrome P450 — protein MARTDEVARPAEEGGAPPRFPFPITSALDPSPEYARLRTEKPVSRVTLPSGDIAWVVTRYEDVRFVFNDARFSRQAATRPEAPKLMPGVEGDPDSIVSKDAPDHTRLRRLVAPAFTVRRIEGMRQGIQTTVDGLLDAMEQAGAPGDVVSSLSAPLPIITICDLLGVPASDRDRFREWSDMMFRTSPDELESAVAARNALIGYLAAMVQERRAEPADDLLGVLIAARDNDDRLSERELVSFAGGLIVAGYETTANRLANAVLVLLRNPGQLEALRADPELIGDAVEELLRFIPGGAAGGLMRVAVEDVEVGGELIKAGDGVIAITNSANRDEAVWEDPDRFDITRKPGSHTSFGHGIHHCVGAQLARLELQIGIATLLRRFPGLRLAVPETELPWKKNVVIHSLKALPVAW, from the coding sequence GTGGCCCGCACCGACGAAGTCGCCCGCCCGGCCGAAGAGGGCGGGGCGCCGCCGCGCTTTCCCTTCCCGATCACCTCCGCCCTGGACCCGTCGCCCGAGTACGCCAGGCTGCGCACGGAGAAACCGGTCAGCCGCGTCACCCTCCCCAGCGGTGACATCGCCTGGGTCGTCACCCGCTACGAGGACGTGCGGTTCGTCTTCAACGACGCCCGGTTCAGCCGCCAGGCCGCCACCCGCCCCGAGGCGCCCAAGCTGATGCCGGGGGTCGAGGGGGACCCCGACTCCATCGTCAGCAAGGACGCGCCCGACCACACCCGGCTGCGCCGGCTCGTCGCCCCCGCCTTCACGGTCCGGCGCATCGAGGGGATGCGGCAGGGCATCCAGACCACCGTCGACGGACTGCTGGACGCCATGGAACAGGCGGGCGCACCCGGTGACGTGGTCTCCTCACTGTCCGCGCCGCTGCCGATCATCACCATCTGCGACCTGCTCGGTGTGCCGGCGAGTGACCGCGACAGGTTCCGCGAGTGGTCGGACATGATGTTCCGTACCTCGCCCGACGAGCTGGAGTCGGCCGTCGCGGCACGCAACGCCCTGATCGGCTACCTCGCCGCCATGGTCCAGGAGCGCCGTGCCGAGCCCGCGGACGACCTGCTGGGCGTCCTGATCGCCGCCCGCGACAACGACGACCGGCTCAGCGAGCGCGAACTCGTCTCCTTCGCCGGCGGCCTGATCGTCGCCGGTTACGAGACGACCGCCAACCGCCTGGCCAACGCCGTCCTGGTGCTGCTGCGCAACCCCGGCCAACTGGAGGCGCTGCGTGCCGACCCCGAGTTGATCGGCGACGCCGTGGAGGAACTGCTGCGCTTCATCCCGGGCGGCGCCGCGGGAGGGCTGATGCGGGTGGCCGTCGAGGACGTCGAGGTCGGGGGCGAGCTGATCAAGGCCGGGGACGGCGTCATCGCCATCACCAACTCCGCCAACCGCGACGAAGCCGTCTGGGAGGACCCGGACCGGTTCGACATCACCCGCAAGCCCGGCTCCCACACCTCGTTCGGCCACGGCATCCACCACTGCGTGGGCGCCCAGCTCGCCCGGCTGGAACTGCAGATCGGCATCGCCACGCTGCTGCGCCGCTTCCCCGGGCTGCGGCTCGCCGTGCCTGAGACGGAGCTGCCCTGGAAGAAGAACGTCGTGATCCACTCCCTAAAGGCCCTGCCGGTCGCCTGGTGA
- a CDS encoding cytochrome P450 — protein MDDSNLPTSYPVPRTCPLDPAPVFDDLRENRPLHRARLDFDGSDVWLVTRHADARAVLSDHRFSSDFSREGFPARMTVRPPGPGTFIRMDPPEHSRLRRAVVDEFKKKRIEALRPAVQQIVDDLIDAMLEHGAPADLVQRIALPLPTLVICELLGVPYADRDFFQECTAVIGDQSATPVRRQAVRDELRAYLDRLVGRKTEEPEDDLLSRVAAHRERDGVSHDEVVGIATLLMIAGFETIANQIGVGTLTLLRHPEQLTAVREDPSVVPGLVEETLRHQTVIDYGLRRVAVEDVEIAGRTIRAGEGVVVVLSSANRDASVFPDPGRLDPHRPAHDHLAFGHGLHQCLGQLLARLQLGVLWRTLFARVPTLHTAVPDEEIPFRTDMFVHGVHELPVAW, from the coding sequence TTGGACGACTCGAATCTGCCGACGTCGTACCCGGTTCCGCGCACGTGCCCGCTCGATCCGGCACCCGTCTTCGACGACCTGCGCGAGAACCGGCCACTGCACCGGGCCCGGCTCGACTTCGACGGCAGTGACGTGTGGCTCGTCACCCGCCACGCCGACGCCCGCGCCGTCCTCTCCGACCACCGGTTCAGCTCCGACTTCTCCCGTGAGGGCTTCCCCGCGCGCATGACGGTCCGGCCCCCGGGGCCGGGGACGTTCATCCGCATGGACCCCCCGGAACACAGCCGGCTGCGGCGGGCCGTCGTCGACGAGTTCAAGAAGAAACGGATCGAGGCGCTCCGCCCGGCCGTGCAGCAGATCGTCGACGACCTGATCGATGCCATGCTGGAGCACGGCGCCCCCGCGGACCTCGTACAGCGCATCGCCCTGCCGCTGCCGACGCTGGTCATCTGCGAACTGCTCGGCGTCCCGTACGCGGATCGCGACTTCTTCCAGGAATGCACCGCGGTCATCGGCGACCAGTCCGCCACCCCCGTGCGCCGCCAGGCCGTACGCGACGAACTCCGGGCCTACCTGGACCGCCTCGTCGGACGCAAGACCGAGGAGCCCGAGGACGATCTGCTGAGCAGGGTGGCCGCACACCGTGAGCGGGACGGCGTCAGCCACGACGAAGTCGTCGGCATCGCCACTCTGCTGATGATCGCGGGGTTCGAGACGATCGCCAACCAGATCGGCGTCGGCACGCTGACGCTGCTGCGGCACCCGGAGCAGCTCACGGCAGTGCGCGAGGACCCCTCCGTGGTACCGGGCCTCGTCGAGGAGACCCTGCGCCACCAGACGGTGATCGACTACGGGCTGCGGCGGGTCGCCGTGGAGGACGTGGAGATCGCCGGGCGCACCATCCGCGCGGGTGAGGGCGTCGTCGTCGTGCTGTCCTCGGCGAACCGGGACGCCAGCGTCTTCCCCGACCCCGGCCGGCTCGATCCGCACCGCCCGGCCCATGACCACCTGGCCTTCGGGCACGGCCTCCACCAGTGCCTGGGGCAGCTCCTGGCCCGCCTGCAACTGGGCGTGCTGTGGCGCACGTTGTTCGCCCGCGTCCCCACCCTGCACACGGCGGTGCCGGACGAGGAGATCCCGTTCCGCACCGACATGTTCGTCCACGGGGTCCACGAACTGCCGGTGGCCTGGTGA
- a CDS encoding DUF3224 domain-containing protein, translating to MGHQATGTRVLKSWDEKDFTEADGRKLTSSAISYSYTGDIEGDGVQQYVMFYRSEESTTFVGLEQIVGRVGGRSGSFALQHTGELTGEAAEVTWSVVPGSGTGELAGLTGTGGFTAMHEEAGNATYRLDYTVE from the coding sequence ATGGGGCACCAGGCCACCGGAACCCGGGTCCTGAAGAGCTGGGACGAGAAGGACTTCACCGAGGCCGACGGCAGGAAACTGACGAGTTCGGCCATCTCGTACTCCTACACCGGAGACATCGAGGGTGACGGAGTGCAGCAGTACGTCATGTTCTACCGCAGTGAGGAGTCCACGACGTTCGTCGGCCTCGAACAGATCGTGGGGCGGGTCGGCGGCAGGTCCGGCAGCTTCGCGCTCCAGCACACCGGCGAGCTGACCGGGGAGGCCGCCGAGGTCACCTGGAGCGTCGTGCCCGGCTCCGGCACGGGAGAACTGGCCGGCCTGACGGGCACCGGCGGCTTCACCGCGATGCACGAGGAGGCGGGCAACGCCACCTACCGGCTCGACTACACCGTCGAGTGA
- a CDS encoding nuclear transport factor 2 family protein, whose protein sequence is MSTLDLSGCHPVFVRQIDCLQNKDIDGLMETYHREAVVVRFQGILDGFEEIRDTFGRYMDIQAKYERLLEYTHSEDTIFMRAVMSVRGERELGFGAYVLRDGLIWRQVAGIEGGMRDWFTQGGPAGHAQEQPGASGGHR, encoded by the coding sequence ATGTCCACGCTCGACCTGTCCGGCTGCCACCCCGTCTTCGTGCGCCAGATCGACTGCCTCCAGAACAAGGACATCGACGGCCTCATGGAGACCTACCACCGTGAGGCCGTCGTCGTCCGCTTCCAGGGCATCCTCGACGGCTTCGAGGAGATCCGGGACACCTTCGGCCGGTACATGGACATCCAGGCCAAGTACGAGCGCCTGCTGGAGTACACGCACAGCGAGGACACCATCTTCATGCGCGCCGTGATGAGCGTCCGCGGCGAGAGGGAACTCGGATTCGGGGCCTACGTGTTGCGCGACGGCCTGATCTGGCGCCAGGTCGCCGGGATCGAGGGCGGTATGCGCGACTGGTTCACGCAGGGCGGACCGGCAGGGCATGCTCAGGAGCAGCCCGGCGCGTCCGGCGGGCACCGCTGA
- a CDS encoding thioesterase II family protein — translation MGENWTAENGEADSAGVRLFCFAHAGGGAAVFRPWQRRLAPTADVRPVLLPGRETRLREKPYRGVPELLGPLCDGLLPLLDRPFAFFGHSLGAAVAYETAREIVARGWGEPRHLFVSARRAPHLPARRPPLHPLPRKEFLAAVANMGGTPPEVLEHPGLLEAFGTALRADFEMHETYVPLPGGLLSCPVTALVGARDPQVGTDEMAAWRDTTRGGFDLRVVDGDHFYLREAADEPLATVRGALDAATAP, via the coding sequence GTGGGAGAGAACTGGACCGCGGAGAACGGTGAAGCGGACAGCGCCGGTGTCCGGCTGTTCTGCTTCGCGCACGCGGGCGGCGGGGCAGCCGTCTTCCGGCCCTGGCAGCGGCGTCTGGCGCCCACGGCCGACGTTCGCCCGGTGCTGCTGCCGGGCCGGGAGACGCGGTTGAGGGAGAAACCGTACCGAGGAGTGCCCGAGCTGCTCGGGCCGCTGTGTGACGGTCTGCTCCCGCTGCTCGACCGCCCCTTCGCCTTCTTCGGCCACAGCCTGGGAGCGGCGGTCGCCTACGAGACGGCCAGGGAGATCGTCGCGCGCGGCTGGGGTGAGCCCCGGCACCTGTTCGTCTCCGCGCGCCGCGCCCCGCACCTGCCCGCCCGCCGGCCGCCGTTGCATCCGCTGCCGCGGAAGGAGTTCCTCGCCGCGGTGGCCAACATGGGCGGCACCCCGCCGGAGGTGCTCGAACACCCCGGCCTGCTGGAGGCGTTCGGCACCGCGCTGCGCGCCGACTTCGAGATGCACGAGACGTACGTGCCGCTGCCCGGCGGACTGCTGTCCTGCCCGGTGACCGCACTCGTCGGCGCCCGCGACCCCCAGGTGGGGACCGACGAGATGGCGGCCTGGCGCGACACCACACGCGGCGGCTTCGACCTGCGCGTCGTGGACGGCGACCACTTCTACCTCAGGGAGGCCGCGGACGAACCGCTCGCGACGGTCCGCGGCGCACTGGACGCCGCGACGGCCCCGTGA